Proteins encoded within one genomic window of Panicum virgatum strain AP13 chromosome 1N, P.virgatum_v5, whole genome shotgun sequence:
- the LOC120656848 gene encoding E3 ubiquitin-protein ligase ATL4-like produces the protein MDALPPPAAGDPFSATLPPSLPSPPPPPPPPSSSSSLNLSPSLLIIAALLAFVFCASVSIHFLLRCLARSSSHPSPSPFPVRARRASGAEAEEVGAGSGRRSAAAVGPEEAHAAEPVDDEKERLIASLPLFTMASALAALPKSSPDCAVCLSPFSPDAELRLLPACRHAFHAACVDAWLRTTPSCPLCRAAVSLPHPPLPTAAPAAAAGPGAQEPLDARVGSSNNNSRSFRVEIGSVSNRRSSAAGDDRRTYSLGSFDYRVDEEVEAVVSRITRPAVSAAAKSATHEAAPATPGEALAEAAGSRGWLREYVDRLASSASSLSGRWSARWSQGHHSARWSQGHGHHSRSQSQSHQPDDSWRWDPEAAAGAAMHRAPDEEEPGFVALYRWIVGV, from the coding sequence ATGGACGccctcccgccgcccgccgccggcgacccgttCTCGGCCACCCTCCCGCCGTCATTGccgtccccgcccccgcccccgcccccgccgtcgtcgtcgtcgtcgctcaaCCTCTCCCCGTCCCTGCTCATCATAGCCGCGCTGCTGGCGTTCGTCTTCTGCGCCTCCGTGTCGATCCACTTCCTCCTCCGCTGCCTCGCCCGCTCGTCGTCGCACCCGTCCCCGAGCCCGTTCCCGGTCAGGGCGCGCCGCGCGtccggggcggaggcggaggaggtgggggCGGGGTCCGGAAGGAGGAGCGCCGCGGCGGTGGGGCCGGAGGAGGCGCATGCCGCGGAGCCGGTGGACGACGAGAAGGAGCGACTGATCGCGTCGCTGCCGCTGTTCACCATGGCGTcggcgctggcggcgctgcCCAAGAGCTCCCCGGACTGCGCCGTCTGCCTCTCGCCCTTCTCGCCAGACGCCGAGCTGCGGCTGCTCCCGGCGTGCCGCCACGCGTTCCACGCCGCCTGCGTCGACGCCTGGCTCCGCACCACCCCGTCGTGCCCgctctgccgcgccgccgtctcgcTCCCGCACCCGCCGCTCCCCAccgcggcgcccgccgccgccgcggggccggGCGCGCAGGAGCCGCTCGACGCGCGGGtcggcagcagcaacaacaactcGAGGAGCTTCCGCGTGGAGATCGGCAGCGTGAGcaaccgccgctcctccgccgcgggcgaCGACCGCCGTACCTACTCGCTCGGCTCCTTCGACTACCGCGTcgacgaggaggtggaggccgtGGTGTCCCGCATCACCCGCCCCGcggtgtcggcggcggccaagTCGGCGACCCACGAGGCCGCGCCGGCGACCCCCGGCGAGGcgctggcggaggcggcggggtcCCGCGGGTGGCTGCGCGAGTACGTCGACCGCCTCGCCTCCTCGGCGTCGTCCCTCTCCGGGCGGTGGAGCGCGCGGTGGAGCCAGGGGCACCACAGCGCGCGGTGGAGCCAGGGCCACGGCCACCACAGCCGCAGCCAGAGCCAGAGCCACCAGCCCGACGACTCGTGGCGGTGGGaccccgaggcggcggcgggggcggcgatgCACCGCGCGCCGGACGAGGAGGAGCCCGGGTTCGTGGCCCTGTACCGTTGGATCGTCGGGGTATAG